From Sander lucioperca isolate FBNREF2018 chromosome 14, SLUC_FBN_1.2, whole genome shotgun sequence, the proteins below share one genomic window:
- the dcp2 gene encoding m7GpppN-mRNA hydrolase, whose protein sequence is MFSTNMETKRVEIPSGVLDDLCSRFILHIPSEERDNAIRVCFQIELAHWFYLDFCMQNTPGAPHCGIRDFAKAVFHHCPFLLPHGEDVQKILEQWKEYKMGVPTYGAIILDEALENALLVQGYLAKSGWGFPKGKVNEDEAPHDCAVREVLEETGFDIKNRICKDMYIEQKITDQVVRLYIIPGVSMDTKFNPKTRKEIRNIEWFPIEKLPCHRNDMTPKSKLGLAPNRFFMAIPFIRPLREWISRLKGESTDSDEDFANNGNTSSKPSDNARSKSRRLTGADAFPGDGWAKHKQQKALGQASQQELNQNSHLKGNGKKCPDSSSVKKGANDNGANCQQKEVKRLQPRRLQDSFERDVAPYSSNGHQAVHSKDSEPLLSSKAFLNFKFDREAIMKCFDY, encoded by the exons ATGTTTTCAACCAATATGGAAACCAAAAGAGTGGAGATCCCATCCGGCGTACTGGACGACCTatgcag CCGGTTCATCCTGCACATCCCCAGCGAGGAGCGGGACAACGCTATCCGGGTGTGCTTCCAGATCGAGCTGGCCCACTGGTTCTACCTGGACTTCTGCATGCAGAACACTCCGGGGGCTCCTCACTGTGGGATAAGAGACTTCGCCAAAGCAG ttttCCATCACTGTCCGTTTCTGTTGCCTCACGGAGAGGATGTTCAGAAAATCCTGGAACAGTGGAAGGAGTACAAGATGGGTGTACCTACTTATGGAGCGATCATTCTCGATGAAGCACTAGAAAAC GCGCTGCTCGTTCAGGGCTACCTTGCAAAGTCAGGCTGGGGCTTTCCGAAGGGGAAAGTTAACGAGGATGAAGCGCCTCATGACTGTGCAGTTCGTGAA GTGTTGGAGGAGACGGGCTTCGACATCAAGAATCGCATCTGCAAAGACATGTACATAGAGCAGAAAATCACTGACCAGGTGGTGCGGCTCTACATCATACCAGGAGTGTCAATGGATACCAAGTTCAACCCCAAAACAAGGAAAGAGATCAGG AACATTGAATGGTTTCCTATTGAGAAGCTGCCATGTCACAGGAACGACATGACCCCAAAGTCTAAACTTGGACTTGCCCCCAACAGGTTTTTCATGGCCATTCCATTCATAAG GCCGCTGCGAGAATGGATCAGCAGGCTGAAAGGCGAGTCGACAGACAGCGACGAGGACTTCGCAAACAACGGCAACACTTCAAGCAAACCTTCAGACAACGCTCG GTCAAAATCCCGCCGCCTCACAGGTGCTGATGCGTTTCCAGGAGACGGCTGGGCGAAACACAAGCAGCAGAAGGCTCTGGGCCAGGCGAGCCAGCAGGAGCTCAACCAG AATTCACATTTGAAAGGCAATGGAAAGAAATGCCCGGACTCGTCTAGTGTGAAGAAAGGAGCAAATGACAATGGAGCCAACTGCCAGCAG AAAGAAGTTAAAAGACTTCAACCCAGAAGACTTCAAGACAGTTTTGAGAGAG ATGTGGCTCCATACAGCTCCAACGGTCACCAGGCAGTCCACAGCAAAGACTCTGAGCCCCTGCTGTCCTCGAAGGCTTTCCtcaattttaaatttgacagaGAAGCCATCATGAAATGTTTTGACTACTGA